A stretch of DNA from Synechococcus sp. PROS-9-1:
GCGAGCCCTGCCATCCCATAAATCCCGCTGTCGCCAGATGACACCAACGCCACGCGAATGCCTTGGCGAGCAAGACTCAGAGCTTGCTGGCAGCGGTCCCTTTCCATCGTGAGTTGCCCATCTAGCCGGATCTGATCCGGACGGCGCAGCGGTTCCAGTAAGTCGAGGTAAAGGCCGTATCCCACCCAGGCAGGACATCGCTCTAGGGCACTGCGGGCTTCTGGAGTGAGCAGGGCTAGATCACCTGGACCACTGCCGATGAGATGGAGTTCGCCCTGTTGAGGTGAATGAGCTTCCATGCTCTCGGCAATCGCCACGGTGACAGCGCCCTGTTCATCGTCGTTTGCGTGGGTGATCCGTTTGTGCAGCTTGAGCTGTCCGTTGGCTCCGGCGCTCAGTAATGCAGCGGCTTCTGCCACTGATCCGGTTCCCATTTCTGCCGCTACCACCTTGGATGGGGTTGGCACCCGTACACCATCTAATGCTGTTGCTGTGTGCAAGCGGAAGGGCCAATGGTGAAGCTGTGCGAGGTCTTGGAGCGCCCGTTCATCGCCCTTGCGATCGATGCTGCTGATCCCTGCAACGGCGTCCTCTGCGAGGCCCGCTTCCTCGAGGGCGATGGTTACGGCGCGCTGGACAAGGTTCAAGCTTGTGTCGCGTTCGCAGCCAATTCCAAGCCAAAGCAGTGCTGGGTGCCATGTGCAGGCCCCCGCATGGGCTATGGATGTGCTGATCTCCAGTGTTGGTATTGCAGGTTCGGCCTTGGCATTGCCTGAGCAAGCACTTTCTGTCTCTGCATCAAGGCCTAGAAGCTGGCTGGTTTGAGCCGCCGAACTGCTTTGCCACAGCTTGCTCCCCATCGTTTGGATGAGACGGACCGCCTCTCCCCGCGCCTGGACCTTCATCAGTTGGGTCCAGTTGGTGCTTGTTCCACCGCGTTTCCATCCCCAAGCATGTCCGAACGCATCGGTTGCAAGACGGCCCGAAACAGCACTGTCTCCGCTCAGAACCGCTTCCCCTCCAAGCGCGGCGGCCACCTCCCGGCTCAATTGTTCTGCACCAGCTTGGTGACCGCCAAGCAATGGGATCACTCTTTGCCCCTCTGCATCGAGCACCAGGACTGCAGGGTCGCTTCCTTTGTCGGTCAAGAGTGGAGCAATCAAACGGGTTACGGCACCTGTGGCTCCGATCACCATCAGCACTCCCCCCTCTTGCCAGTGCTGCTGGATCAACACCGCAGCTGAGTTCACCAGAAACGCGCCGTCTGGGGCAGCAATGGCGGCGGCTGCACCGGGAGTGAGCGCCAGTTGATCAGTGAGGCCAGATTGCTGAAGTCTTTGCAATAAAGGCCAGGCCCTTGAGGACAGCCCTAGGGCCAATCGCGGGGGAGCGGTCGGAGGAGAGGAGTCGTTCAGGACAGGAGTTTCGGAGGTCAACGCTGGGTGCCATCGGGGTTCAATAGCTCCCGGGCTGATCCTCCCAGGGTGCTGGTTGGAGAAATTCTTTCTGGTTCGATGCTGATGATCGGCGCCCTTGATGGGGACTGGGGGCCCGGGGCGCCGGGCTTGCTGGGTTCAGGCGAGGCTTCCGAAGCAGTCCCGGCTTTTGAAATGGGTCCCTCCTCTAAATCAACTCCCATCTCTGGCATGGCTGTTTCTGGTAATGCTGTTTCTGGTAATGCTGTTTCTGGCAATGCTTCTTCAGGCAATGAAGTCTTCCTGGTTGCACTTGTTTCCAAGGCTTCGGGCTCAGCGAGCTCTTCTCCCACAGCTTCCCTGCCCAGAGCCTTTTCATCCCCAGCCCCTTCATCACCAGCCTTTGCTGCTAAGGCCTCATCCTTCAAGGCTTGTTCCTTTGGAGCCGCGGTCTTGGCGCCTGGCGCATCAAGGATGTTGTCTTTAGGAATGAACTCTTGGGTTGTGCTCGGAGCTTCAGTCTTGGTTTCACCGAGCAAACGGGCGAGTTCCGTCTCATTAAGGCTGGATCGCAACCAGATCGGTTTTGGGTTCTGCCGCTCAGGGACCGCTCTTAATTGGTTGTTGAACATTGGCTCGAGCGATTCACCGATCCCATTCAGCAACTCCATTTGAACGGTGTTAATCCCCTTTTGGTTGTCGATTCCCTGCAGCCACAGGGCATCCTGCTGGTCCACCACAAAGCTGTCCTCGTTAACGCTGATGCGTAGGCGCCAGCGAGCATCTCCAGCTTTGAGGTTTTGAAGCGGAGCGTTCCACACCAACCAATCGAGCAGCAAAGGACTATCACTCCCAAGTTCAGCCGGACTCACCACTGCCAGCCAAGGGGCATCGCTTTTTGGCTGCGAACCCATCAGGGGCCGAAGCTGATCTAAAGACCAATGCAAGCTGGCACCAGGAGTTTTAACGGCTTCTCCCCAGGGATAGGCCGCATAGGCCGTAAACCTGTGGCTCCCTGGACTCAAGGGGGGGAGCTCAAGGGTTAAGCGGTTTCCATTTCGTTCACTTAGACGGATGGGTGTTTCCCCATCAATTTGAATTGCGACGTGAGCTCCGAGCCCGAGTTCGATGTCGTTCACGACGGGCCAATCCTCGATCTTCAATTCCAGATTGCGTGGGCCGCCTAGGAGCTGGCTCCCATCCAAGGGGCTGATCAGCGAGAGCTGGGGATGATGCTTGGCTAAGGCCTGATGAAGTTGCTGAACCGCACCAGGTGGCTCCACTTCTCGAAGACGGCCTGAAGGGTTTTGGGTAGGGAGATTCGTACCTTGATTAGGAACGGACCCGGAGTTGGCTTGATTGGCCCAAGGCAGCGGCGGAATGGCCAGCACGGGTTGCCCCATGCCAAATAGAAGGATCAGTGCGAAGAGTGCTGCGAACCATCGGATGTTTGCGTGTCGCCGGCCCGATTTATCCATAGAGCGGGGAGGGTGTGCCGCCATTCTGAATGGCACCACTTCTTAGGTCCAGGGCACAGCCTGAGTATGAATTAACAAAAGAAATAAAGTGGGTTGTTGATAGTTTTTTATCTTGATTGGGATGTTCTCGCTGATCCCACCTGCAAACCAGACCCCAGTTACTGACTGGCTCACTGCCGGATTGAACCTTTGTAACTCACGAGTGCTTTAGGCCCTCTCGCGACTCTATGCTCGAACCAGCGGTCCCCTCTTTGGGGCCCAAAGCACCAGTGATGGCCAGGGTTTTCCTGGCTTGAACTGGCGCCCGGCTCAGCCTTCGGGCTATGGCCGGGGCCCCGGTGAACTGTCCGGTTCACCGGAGGGGTGGCCCACCACCTCGATCCCGTCCCTCGAGGAACGACTCGATGACCATCAGCCCACCAGAGCGTGGGAGCACCGCGAAGAGCCAAGTCGAAAAGGTTGACAATCCAGCAACCTTTGAATTGTTCGGTAAACCCGGACATTTCGACCGAGCTCTCGCGAAAGGCCCCAAGACCACAACCTGGGTCTGGAACCTCCACGCCAACGCTCACGATTTCGATAGCCACACGAGTGACCTTGAAGAGGTTTCTCGGAAGATCTTTAGTGCTCACTTCGGCCATTTGGCCGTGATCTTCATCTGGCTTAGCGGCGCCTTCTTCCACGGAGCCCGCTTCTCCAACTTCTCCGGCTGGCTTGCCGATCCAACCCACGTGAAGCCCAGTGCTCAGGTGGTGTGGCCCGTGTTTGGCCAGGAGATTCTCAATGGCGACATGGGTGCCGGATTCCAAGGCATCCAGATCACCTCTGGCCTTTTCCACATGTGGCGGGCCTGGGGCATCACCAATGAGACCCAACTGATGTCTCTTGCCATCGGCGCTCTGGTGATGGCCGGCCTGATGCTTAATGCAGGCGTTTTTCATTATCACAAGGCAGCTCCCAAGCTCGAGTGGTTTCAGAATGTTGAGTCGATGCTCAACCACCACTTGGCTGGACTGTTCGGGCTTGGATCTCTCTCCTGGACCGGACACCTTCTGCATGTGTCTCTGCCCACAACCAAGTTGATGGATGCCATCGACGCCGGCCAGCCGCTGGTGCTCAATGGCAAAACCATTGCTTCTGTGGCGGATATTCCACTGCCCCACGAATTCTTCAATCAGGATTTGATCGCGCAGCTCTATCCAGGATTTGGCGCTGGTATTGGTGCCTTCTTCTCAGGAGACTGGGCTGCATACAGCGACTTCCTGACCTTTAAAGGCGGTCTCAACCCAGTAACAGGAAGCATGTGGATGAGCGACATCGCTCATCACCACCTAGCCATCGCGGTGATGTTCATCGTGGCTGGTCACATGTACCGCACGAACTGGGGTATTGGTCATTCCATCAAGGAAATCCTTGAAGGTCAGAAGGGTGATCCCCTCCTGTTCCCTGCAAGCAAGGGGCATGACGGCCTATTCGAATTCATGACCAACAGCTGGCATGCTCAGCTGGCCGTGAATCTCGCGATGGGGGGTTCGGTGAGCATCATCGTGGCCCAGCACATGTATGCGATGCCTCCGTATCCATATATGGCGATTGACTATCCGACTCAGATCGGACTGTTCACCCACCACATGTGGATCGGTGGCTTCCTAATCGTTGGCGCTGCTGCTCACGCAGCAATCGCCATGATTCGCGATTACGACCCTGCCAAGCATGTGGATAACGTGCTGGATCGTGTGCTCAAAGCTCGCGATGCCATCATCAGCCACCTGAATTGGGTATGCATTTGGCTTGGAGCCCATAGCTTCGGCCTCTATGTCCATAACGACACGATGCGTGCTCTGGGTCGTCCTCAAGACATGT
This window harbors:
- the cobJ gene encoding precorrin-3B C(17)-methyltransferase, encoding MTSETPVLNDSSPPTAPPRLALGLSSRAWPLLQRLQQSGLTDQLALTPGAAAAIAAPDGAFLVNSAAVLIQQHWQEGGVLMVIGATGAVTRLIAPLLTDKGSDPAVLVLDAEGQRVIPLLGGHQAGAEQLSREVAAALGGEAVLSGDSAVSGRLATDAFGHAWGWKRGGTSTNWTQLMKVQARGEAVRLIQTMGSKLWQSSSAAQTSQLLGLDAETESACSGNAKAEPAIPTLEISTSIAHAGACTWHPALLWLGIGCERDTSLNLVQRAVTIALEEAGLAEDAVAGISSIDRKGDERALQDLAQLHHWPFRLHTATALDGVRVPTPSKVVAAEMGTGSVAEAAALLSAGANGQLKLHKRITHANDDEQGAVTVAIAESMEAHSPQQGELHLIGSGPGDLALLTPEARSALERCPAWVGYGLYLDLLEPLRRPDQIRLDGQLTMERDRCQQALSLARQGIRVALVSSGDSGIYGMAGLALELWLDLPEDERPRFDVHPGISALQLAAAKAGAPLMHDFCTVSLSDRLTPWEVIERRLEGAAKGDFVVALYNPRSKGRDWQLQRAKDILLTQRPDSTPVVMARQLGRQEEQVSFCRLDSLPVDTVDMLTVLVIGNSSSRLDGDRMVTPRGYPGAELS
- the psaA gene encoding photosystem I core protein PsaA, with translation MTISPPERGSTAKSQVEKVDNPATFELFGKPGHFDRALAKGPKTTTWVWNLHANAHDFDSHTSDLEEVSRKIFSAHFGHLAVIFIWLSGAFFHGARFSNFSGWLADPTHVKPSAQVVWPVFGQEILNGDMGAGFQGIQITSGLFHMWRAWGITNETQLMSLAIGALVMAGLMLNAGVFHYHKAAPKLEWFQNVESMLNHHLAGLFGLGSLSWTGHLLHVSLPTTKLMDAIDAGQPLVLNGKTIASVADIPLPHEFFNQDLIAQLYPGFGAGIGAFFSGDWAAYSDFLTFKGGLNPVTGSMWMSDIAHHHLAIAVMFIVAGHMYRTNWGIGHSIKEILEGQKGDPLLFPASKGHDGLFEFMTNSWHAQLAVNLAMGGSVSIIVAQHMYAMPPYPYMAIDYPTQIGLFTHHMWIGGFLIVGAAAHAAIAMIRDYDPAKHVDNVLDRVLKARDAIISHLNWVCIWLGAHSFGLYVHNDTMRALGRPQDMFSDSAISIQPVFAQWIQGIHAGAAGSTAPNALAGVSEVFNGSTIAVGGKVAAAAIPLGTADFMVHHIHAFTIHVTVLILLKGVLYARSSRLVPDKANLGFRFPCDGPGRGGTCQVSAWDHVFLGLFWMYNSLSIVIFHFSWKMQSDVWGTVNADGSVQHITNGNFANSAITINGWLRDYLWAQAAQVVNSYGSSTSAYGLMFLGAHFVWAFSLMFLFSGRGYWQELIESIVWAHNKLKVAPAIQPRALSITQGRAVGVAHYLLGGIATTWAFFHAHILVVG